The genomic interval TGGCGGGATCCTCAACGCTCTGCCCCTGCTCGGCTCCGAACCTTTCCTGGTGATGAACGGCGACATCTTCACCGACTTTCCGCTCACCGACCTCAAGCCCCTGCCGGAGTGGGCCGACATTCACCTGGTGCTGACTCCCAGACCGGCTTTTCGCGAATCCGGAGATTTCGAGTTTGCCGCGGGCCGCATCCTCAGCCGGGGCAACAGTTTCGTGTACTGCTGTATCGCTATCCTCCGACCACGGCTTTTCGACGGCTTCGCCCGCGCACCGTTTTCCCTGCGCGAGCGATTCTTCGAGTGCGTTGCGCGAAGGCGCGCATCGGCCCAGATCTGGACCGGTGCATGGACGGATATCGGTAATCGTGAACAACTCGATGCGCTGAACGCCGAATAAGCCCGGGCGAGGGCCGCCTGCGCATCTATGCTCAGGGTATCTCGATGAGTAAACGGTCCACCCGGACATGGTTTCCGTTCCCCTGCTCCACAATCACTGGTTCGGCAAGGCTGTTGGAGGTCTGGCCGGCCTGCTGCTGAGCCCCCTCGGGTGGGCGCCCACCCTGGCAGGATTCACGATCGGCCTGGTCTGCGGGGCTGTGTTCGATCGCTGGGCATCCCGCTATGTCGACGCCATCGATTTCCTGCAGCGGCCACTGTTCGGATCCCGTTTCCGACCGGATCCGACACGGCCATCCCTGAAGTTCACCTTCGCAGGCATGGGCCGCATCGCCAGGGCCAGCGGCCAGGTGCAGCCTGCCCACATCGCCTATGCGGAACATCTGATGCAGCGGCTCCAGTTCGGCGCCGCCGATCGGCGCCTGGCCATAGACGCTTTCACCGAAGGCAAGGCACCCGACTACCCGTTCGGCCCCCTCGCTGAACGCTGTCTCGCCCAGTTGCAGAAGGCGCCCGTGCTGCTCGACATGATCCTCGAAAGCCTCTGCCGGACCACCCTGATCGAAGACAACCCACAGGCCCGCAATACCCTCTATGCCCTCACCGAGCAGCTCGGCCTGTCCCGGGAAACCACCGGCAGCGCCTGCAGCCGCTGCCAGGAACTGCTCAACAGCCCGGACGCCGTTCTCAGCCGCGCCCACGAAACCCTCGGCACCAGCCCCGAGCTTTCCGATAAAGCCATCAGGACCGCGTACCGCCGCCAGATCGCCCGGCACCACCCCGACCGCCTCCCCGCCGACGCGCCGAGCGACCAGAAACTCGCAGCAGACCGACGCATGTCGGATCTTCGCGAAGCCCTCGACCTCATCCTCGATGCCCGCACCGGCCAGCCGTCCGTCAGCCGGTCAGATTGAAGATGTTCAGTGGTCGGGAGGCCTGGGGGCATGCGAGACCTCGCTCCGGCGCTCCGCGCTGCCCGCCTCAACCGACCAGCCCCGAAGCGGGTCTGTTCGGCGTCGTCGGCGTCGCTACACCGTCACGCATGCCCCCAGGCCTCCCGTCCTCTCAAGATCTATCCTGGCGGCTGACGGACGGCTGCCCGGTGCGTAGAATCGCCGCCCATGGAAAACTGGATAGCGCCTTCGATCCTGTCTGCGGATTTCTCACGCCTGGGTGAGGAGATTCGTGATGTCCTCGCGGCGGGGGCGGACATCATTCATTTCGATGTGATGGACAATCACTATGTGCCGAACCTGACCATCGGGCCCCTGGTGCTGGAATCGCTGCGCAGGGCGGGCATCGACGCGGTGATGGACGTGCATCTGATGGTCAAGCCGGTGGACCGGCTGATCGGGGATTTTCTGAGTGCGGGTGCCGACATCATCAGCGTGCATCCGGAAAGCACCGAGCATCTGCACCGTACGCTCAGCGTCATCCGCGAAGGTGGCTGCAGGCCGGGGCTGGTTTTCAATCCGGCGACACCTGTCGATGTGCTCGTGGAAGTCATCGATCTGGTGGATCTGGTGCTCATCATGTCGGTGAATCCGGGTTTCGGCGGACAGACATTCATCGCCAGCAGTCTCGAGAAGCTCGCCCGGGCCAGGGAGCTGATCGACGCCAGCGGCCGGGACATCCGTCTGGAAATCGATGGGGGCATCAAAATCGACAACATCGCGGACGCCGCCGCTGCGGGTGCAGACACCTTCGTTGCCGGCTCGGCAATATTCGGCAGCGGCGATTACAAGGCGACCATCGGCGCCATGCGCCAGCGCCTGGCATCGGTTTGAACCCCTACCCCGGCTACTTCTTCGATCTGGATGGCACCCTGGTCGATACCGCGCCCGACATCGGTGCTGCGCTTAACTACACCCTCTTGAGACACGGCTACGCGGAAGTGGATGAAGCACTGACCCGTCACTGGATCGGTCACGGCGCCCGTGTGCTGATCGAACATGCCCTCAAGGCGCAAGCTCTGCGCAGGGGCAAAGCAGCAGGGCTCAAGATTCCTGCAAAAGAAATCGAGCCGCTGCTCGCGGTCTTTCTCGACTACTATCGCACCCACCTCACGGAACGCGGCGCACCCTATCCGGGGGTGGTCGAAGCACTGCGCGCCATGCGCTCGAGAGGCGCCCGACTTGCAGTGATCACCAACAAGCTCGCCGGACTCTCGGTGCCGCTGCTGACCGAGCTCGGCCTCGATGGTTTTTTTCAGACCATCATCGGCGGCGACACCGCCGCCCGTCCGAAGCCGGCCGCGGACCCCGCACTGCTCGCCTGCGAGCGTCTCGATCTGCAACCGGCGCAGGCGCTCTTTGTCGGAGACTCGGCCACGGACGTCAACTGCGCCCGGGCGGCGGGCTGCCCGGTCGTGGTGGTGCGCGATGGCTACAGTCACGGTACGCCGGCGGCCGAACTGGGCGCGGACGCCGTCATTGAATCGTTTCTGGACCTCGTTTAGTCTCCCCGCTTTCCGCCATTTCGAATCGGCCCCCTGCACCATGACCACTGCTGACAACGGATCAACCGAGAGCAGCCTCCAGACCCGCTGGCGACGCTGAACACA from Pseudomonadales bacterium carries:
- the rpe gene encoding ribulose-phosphate 3-epimerase, producing MENWIAPSILSADFSRLGEEIRDVLAAGADIIHFDVMDNHYVPNLTIGPLVLESLRRAGIDAVMDVHLMVKPVDRLIGDFLSAGADIISVHPESTEHLHRTLSVIREGGCRPGLVFNPATPVDVLVEVIDLVDLVLIMSVNPGFGGQTFIASSLEKLARARELIDASGRDIRLEIDGGIKIDNIADAAAAGADTFVAGSAIFGSGDYKATIGAMRQRLASV
- a CDS encoding DnaJ domain-containing protein, which encodes MVSVPLLHNHWFGKAVGGLAGLLLSPLGWAPTLAGFTIGLVCGAVFDRWASRYVDAIDFLQRPLFGSRFRPDPTRPSLKFTFAGMGRIARASGQVQPAHIAYAEHLMQRLQFGAADRRLAIDAFTEGKAPDYPFGPLAERCLAQLQKAPVLLDMILESLCRTTLIEDNPQARNTLYALTEQLGLSRETTGSACSRCQELLNSPDAVLSRAHETLGTSPELSDKAIRTAYRRQIARHHPDRLPADAPSDQKLAADRRMSDLREALDLILDARTGQPSVSRSD
- a CDS encoding nucleotidyltransferase family protein, encoding MKAMILAAGRGERLRPLTDQTPKPMLRVHGRPLLEHQIEWLKAAGITDLVINLHHLGAQIENYFGDGERFGVRIRYSHESELLDTGGGILNALPLLGSEPFLVMNGDIFTDFPLTDLKPLPEWADIHLVLTPRPAFRESGDFEFAAGRILSRGNSFVYCCIAILRPRLFDGFARAPFSLRERFFECVARRRASAQIWTGAWTDIGNREQLDALNAE
- the gph gene encoding phosphoglycolate phosphatase (PGP is an essential enzyme in the glycolate salvage pathway in higher organisms (photorespiration in plants). Phosphoglycolate results from the oxidase activity of RubisCO in the Calvin cycle when concentrations of carbon dioxide are low relative to oxygen. This enzyme is a member of the Haloacid Dehalogenase (HAD) superfamily of aspartate-nucleophile hydrolase enzymes (PF00702).) — protein: MNPYPGYFFDLDGTLVDTAPDIGAALNYTLLRHGYAEVDEALTRHWIGHGARVLIEHALKAQALRRGKAAGLKIPAKEIEPLLAVFLDYYRTHLTERGAPYPGVVEALRAMRSRGARLAVITNKLAGLSVPLLTELGLDGFFQTIIGGDTAARPKPAADPALLACERLDLQPAQALFVGDSATDVNCARAAGCPVVVVRDGYSHGTPAAELGADAVIESFLDLV